One window from the genome of Pyrus communis chromosome 16, drPyrComm1.1, whole genome shotgun sequence encodes:
- the LOC137719933 gene encoding laccase-12-like, which translates to MTGGAPNVSDAYTINGQPGDLYNYSSQDTVIVHIDSSETNLLRVINAALNQPLFFSVANHKLTVVRADTSYTKPFATTVLMLGPGQTTDVLITGDQSPARYYLAASAYFNAQNASFDNTTTTTILEYKYAFLK; encoded by the exons ATGACAGGAGGAGCTCCAAATGTTTCTGATGCATACACCATCAATGGTCAACCTGGTGATCTTTACAACTACTCAAGCCAAG ACACTGTCATAGTTCATATAGACTCCAGCGAGACGAACCTTCTTAGAGTCATCAACGCTGCACTCAACCAACCTCTTTTCTTCTCCGTAGCCAACCACAAGCTCACCGTTGTTAGAGCTGATACCTCCTACACCAAACCTTTCGCTACCACGGTTCTCATGTTAGGGCCTGGGCAGACCACTGATGTTTTAATCACCGGTGACCAGTCACCAGCCCGGTACTACTTGGCGGCAAGTGCTTATTTCAACGCGCAAAATGCATCATTcgacaacaccaccaccaccaccattctTGAATACAAGTATGCCTTTCTCAAATAG
- the LOC137720760 gene encoding chromatin assembly factor 1 subunit FAS2, protein MKGGTIQINWHDTKPVLTLDFHPISGTLATGGADFDIKLWLISSSETEKKLPVASYQNSLSYHSSAVNVLRFSRSGEQLASGADGGELIVWKLHATENSKVWKVLKTLLFHRKDVLDLQWSTDGAYLISGSVDNSCIIWDVNKGSVHQILDSHCHYVQGVAWDPLANYVASLSSDRTCRIYVKKPHSKGTGAEKTNFVSQHVISKAEHPLSDDSKSAKNHLFLDETLPSFFRRLAWSPDGSFLLVPAGSYKVSPTPETVNTAYVFSRKDLSRPALQLPGACKPIIAVRFCPLLFSLRGSNQSGFFNLPHRIVFAVATLNSLYIYDTESVPPIAIFAGLHYAAITDIAWSPDAHYLALSSQDGYCTVVEFENNELGSPIYLSEEKTVVGHEKRSQVHKPEDMVIEAMQNDSPVEKEEDIATEATATDSLITTESGKSETKGKEVVGEENESSVEKPDDMVVDSIVAEKMGKSEAERNEGKNESPIVSKPLKRRITPMAIDP, encoded by the exons ATGAAGGGAGGGACTATTCAGATCAACTGGCACGACACCAAGCCGGTCCTGACCCTAGATTTCCACCCAATTTCCGGCACTCTCGCCACTGGTGGCGCCGATTTCGACATCAAG CTTTGGTTAATAAGTTCGAGCGAAACGGAGAAGAAACTCCCAGTAGCTTCATATCAAAATAGCCTTTCTTACCATAGTTCCGCCGTGAATGTTCTTCGCTTCTCTCGTTCAG GAGAACAACTTGCCTCTGGTGCGGACG GAGGTGAGCTCATTGTGTGGAAGTTGCATGCAACAGAAAATAGCAAAGTGTGGAAGGTCCTAAAGACATTGTT ATTTCACCGCAAGGATGTGCTTGACCTCCAGTGGTCTACTGATGGTGCATATCTCATCTCCGGGTCAGTGGATAATTCTTGCATCATATGGGATGTGAACAAAG GTTCTGTCCATCAGATTCTGGATTCCCATTGCCATTATGTTCAAGGTGTGGCATGGGACCCATTGGCCAACTACGTTGCTTCCCTTAGTTCTGATAGAACTTGTCGCATTTACGTCAAGAAACCTCATTCAAAAGGGACAGGTGCTGAGAAGACAAATTTTGTTTCTCAGCATGTTATTTCGAAGGCTGAACATCCACTTTCGGATGATTCTAAG TCTGCTAAAAACCATCTCTTTCTTGATGAGACATTGCCATCTTTCTTTCGAAGATTAGCATGGTCACCTGATGGATCATTTCTGCTTGTTCCAGCAG GTTCCTACAAAGTATCACCCACACCAGAAACAGTAAATACTGCTTATGTATTTTCTAGGAAGGACCTTTCAAG GCCTGCTCTACAGCTCCCTGGTGCCTGCAAACCTATTATAGCAGTTCGTTTCTGCCCTTTGCTTTTTAGCCTGCGGGGGTCAAATCAAT CTGGGTTCTTTAACCTTCCCCACCGCATTGTTTTTGCTGTGGCCACTCTAAATTCTTTGTACATTTATGACACAGAGAGTGTTCCTCCGATTGCTATCTTTGCTGGTCTTCACTATGCAGCTATAACAGACATTGCATG GTCACCCGATGCTCATTATCTAGCACTGTCTTCTCAAGATGGTTACTGCACTGTTGTTGAATTTGAAAATAATGAACTGGGGTCACCTATCTATTTATCAG AAGAAAAGACAGTCGTGGGTCACGAGAAGAGAAGCCAAGTTCACAAGCCGGAGGACATGGTAATTGAAGCTATGCAAAATGATAGTCCtgttgagaaggaagaggacaTAGCAACTGAAGCTACTGCAACTGATAGTCTTATAACAACAGAGAGTGGAAAATCAGAAACGAAAGGAAAAGAGGTCGTGGGTGAAGAGAACGAAAGCTCAGTTGAGAAGCCAGATGACATGGTAGTTGATAGTATTGTTGCAGAAAAAATGGGAAAATCAGAAGCAGAAAGGAATGAAGGTAAAAATGAATCACCAATTGTAAGTAAACCTTTGAAAAGGCGTATTACACCCATGGCAATTGACCCCTAA
- the LOC137719934 gene encoding protein NODULATION SIGNALING PATHWAY 2-like: protein MDTKENEDNLFNRLALFFIQGLYNKSLNVAPEISHKPVVPGPLANIMSAFQMLQELSPYLKFAHFMANQAILKAMRGVNEIHVIDLDIMEGSQWPSLMVDLAMKGGPAASIRVTAFTVDDQQTVHQAGIRQLHDPQLHMPNRSFASVRTFLDHMRKLLPKIVVLVEEEFNFLGVPSMSFVEFFCKSVHHYTALSDSFGTSFHGLGYKTGLKQTEEVLGIKIVDSVMRLPCDKEERMLMWGDGFFASLNGGFKPIPFTCYNIPQANYLANLFDKGYSVQHHNCRLALCWKSRPMLKASVWLPITKLML, encoded by the exons ATGGATACTAAGGAAAATGAAGACAACCTTTTCAACAGGTTGGCATTGTTCTTCATTCAAGGCCTTTACAACAAGAGCCTTAATGTTGCTCCTGAAATTTCCCACAAACCGGTAGTTCCTGGACCGTTGGCAAACATAATGTCCGCATTTCAGATGCTCCAGGAGCTCTCTCCTTACCTCAAATTTGCACATTTCATGGCCAACCAGGCAATTCTCAAGGCCATGCGAGGTGTTAACGAAATTCATGTCATTGACCTTGACATCATGGAGGGGAGCCAATGGCCTTCGTTGATGGTTGACCTTGCAATGAAAGGTGGCCCCGCAGCTTCCATCAGAGTAACAGCCTTCACAGTGGACGACCAGCAAACTGTTCACCAAGCCGGGATAAG GCAACTGCATGATCCACAGCTTCACATGCCCAACAGAAGCTTCGCATCGGTGAGGACATTCTTGGATCATATGAGAAAACTATTGCCTAAGATTGTTGTCCTAGTAGAAGAAGAGTTTAATTTTTTGGGAGTACCTTCAATGTCCTTCGTAGAGTTCTTCTGCAAGTCTGTCCACCATTACACTGCGCTTTCTGACTCATTCGGGACTAGTTTTCATGGTTTAGGGTACAAAACCGGATTGAAACAGACAGAGGAGGTTTTGGGGATTAAGATTGTCGATAGTGTGATGCGGCTCCCATGCGACAAGGAGGAAAGGATGTTGATGTGGGGGGATGGTTTTTTTGCCTCCTTGAATGGCGGTTTCAAACCCATCCCGTTCACTTGTTACAATATTCCTCAGGCCAACTACTTGGCCAACCTGTTCGATAAGGGTTACTCTGTTCAGCACCACAATTGCAGGTTAGCTTTGTGTTGGAAATCAAGGCCTATGTTAAAAGCCTCCGTTTGGCTGCCGATAACAAAATTAATGCTTTGA
- the LOC137721549 gene encoding uncharacterized protein → MLFELPYWSKLKLRHNLDVMHIEKNVFDTLVGTILDIEGKTKDTIEARLDLERMGIRSSLWMQRVGGTLKKGHPFFTVKPNGKKEFFNFISSVKFPDGYASNISRCVNVRGCKFSNMKSHDCHVILQRLLPVGIQHLLPLDVVKPIVLLSRFFSQLTARCLRKSDVRQLQDDIVNVLCKFEQIFPPTFFTSMIHVMIHLPDEALLAGPVNCRWMYPIERYLGELKKCVRNRAKPEGSLVEAWVAYESLTFCAMYLQDVETTFNRP, encoded by the exons ATGTTATTTGAGCTCCCGTACTGGTCAAAGTTAAAATTAAGACACAACCTAGATGTTATGCATattgagaaaaatgtgtttgatactTTGGTGGGGACAATTCTAGACAttgaaggaaaaacaaaagacaCAATCGAAGCTCGCCTCGATTTGGAACGAATGGGCATTAGGTCATCCTTGTGGATGCAGAGAGTCGGTGGTACATTGAAGAAAGGCCATCCTTTTTTTACAGTTAAGCCGAATGGGAAGAAAGAGTTTTTCAACTTTATTTCTTCTGTAAAGTTTCCGGATGGGTATGCTTCCAATATCTCGCGTTGCGTGAACGTGAGGGGTTGtaaattttcaaacatgaaGAGTCATGACTGTCATGTGATACTCCAACGCCTTCTTCCGGTTGGTATTCAACACTTATTGCCTCTTGATGTGGTGAAACCAATCGTGTTGTTGTCGAGATTTTTTTCGCAGTTGACTGCAAGGTGTTTGCGGAAGTCGGATGTTAGACAATTGCAGGACGACATTGTGAACGTCTTATGCAAATTCGAACAGATATTTCCCCCAACTTTCTTTACAAGTATGATTCACGTGATGATTCACTTGCCAGATGAGGCATTGCTTGCCGGACCAGTGAACTGtcgatggatgtatccaatagaaag ATATCTTGGTGAGTTGAAAAAGTGTGTTCGAAATAGGGCAAAGCCCGAAGGATCACTGGTGGAGGCATGGGTCGCATATGAGTCACTTACTTTTTGTGCAATGTATCTTCAAGATGTTGAGACAACTTTCAATCGTCCTTAA